A single region of the Prochlorococcus marinus str. MIT 0917 genome encodes:
- a CDS encoding DUF1350 family protein yields MSTLRRISDVFCQWPSRPVGLVEIIGGSYISIKPEVTYKRLISGLLQKNFAVHSWSYIPNFDHQLQSNHAWKQFRQSRKILEKRVGCIPKSIRLGHSLGCKLHLLAPDAGRNCNGLVAISFNNFKADKSIPFLRKMSQKLDFQSEFSPSPAETLNLVREHYEQINNLLIKFKNDNLDQNDLLLKSLNARPSDNSKIMQLDGNHLTPVSIGLREKILKSNLQSYLKYKKIELIVDQITHWKI; encoded by the coding sequence ATGAGCACTTTAAGACGTATAAGTGATGTTTTTTGCCAATGGCCATCAAGACCAGTTGGGCTGGTAGAAATAATTGGAGGTAGCTATATTTCAATAAAACCAGAAGTTACATACAAAAGACTTATTTCTGGTCTGTTACAAAAAAATTTTGCAGTTCATTCATGGAGCTATATACCTAACTTTGATCATCAACTTCAATCAAATCATGCGTGGAAACAATTCCGTCAATCTCGAAAAATTCTTGAAAAAAGAGTTGGCTGCATACCAAAATCAATAAGGCTGGGTCATAGTCTTGGATGTAAATTACATTTACTAGCACCTGATGCAGGAAGAAATTGCAATGGTTTAGTAGCTATAAGCTTCAATAATTTCAAGGCAGATAAATCTATCCCTTTTCTCAGAAAAATGTCTCAAAAGCTTGACTTTCAAAGTGAATTTAGTCCAAGCCCTGCAGAAACATTAAATCTTGTGAGAGAACACTATGAGCAAATAAATAATCTATTAATAAAATTTAAAAATGATAATCTTGATCAAAATGATTTATTACTTAAATCATTAAATGCAAGACCTTCGGATAATTCTAAGATTATGCAACTTGATGGTAATCATCTAACCCCAGTAAGCATAGGCCTAAGAGAAAAAATACTAAAGTCTAATTTGCAAAGCTATTTAAAATATAAAAAAATTGAATTAATAGTCGATCAAATAACTCACTGGAAAATTTAA
- a CDS encoding 3'-5' exonuclease: MKEEQNYQKASEQLDFLNRTTKDTPSKKEKDLGVRSSFKSNVERVEILSIENSPENILILDTETTGLDNKNDDCLEVGSILFNVKSRSVLAQQSFLLPVENNNAEKINNIPAEITRLPQPLTEAIKYFESLVRVSDVIVAHNAEFDMKWFGFNKLPQIEKQWICSMDDITWPADRQLKTRPSVRDLALAYGVPVWNAHRALTDCIYLAEVFKRCSELEKLLIRALEPKVLIRAEISYEERYLAKNAGFRWNDSIKGAWSRKMSRRDIEKLEFPVHEVDCDD, encoded by the coding sequence GTGAAAGAAGAGCAAAATTATCAGAAAGCGAGTGAGCAGCTTGACTTTCTAAATAGAACAACTAAAGATACTCCCAGTAAAAAAGAGAAAGATCTAGGAGTAAGATCTTCTTTTAAATCAAACGTAGAACGTGTTGAGATTTTAAGTATTGAAAATTCACCTGAGAATATCTTGATTTTGGATACGGAAACCACAGGTCTTGACAATAAAAATGATGATTGTCTTGAAGTAGGTTCGATTCTTTTTAATGTCAAAAGTAGATCGGTGTTAGCGCAGCAATCTTTTCTTTTACCAGTTGAAAATAACAACGCAGAAAAAATAAATAATATTCCTGCTGAAATAACTAGATTGCCTCAACCTCTAACTGAAGCAATTAAATATTTTGAATCTTTGGTTCGAGTATCAGATGTGATAGTTGCTCACAATGCAGAATTTGATATGAAATGGTTCGGTTTTAATAAATTGCCTCAGATTGAAAAACAATGGATTTGTTCTATGGACGATATAACTTGGCCCGCTGATAGACAATTAAAGACTCGACCTTCTGTAAGAGATCTTGCATTGGCTTATGGTGTCCCGGTTTGGAACGCACATAGAGCTTTGACAGATTGCATATATTTGGCAGAGGTTTTTAAAAGATGTAGTGAACTTGAAAAACTATTGATTAGAGCGTTAGAACCAAAAGTATTAATTCGCGCTGAGATCTCTTACGAGGAAAGATATTTAGCGAAAAACGCTGGCTTCAGGTGGAATGACTCAATTAAGGGTGCTTGGTCTAGAAAAATGAGTCGTCGGGATATTGAAAAATTAGAATTCCCAGTACATGAGGTTGATTGTGATGATTGA